In one window of Lewinellaceae bacterium DNA:
- a CDS encoding DUF2480 family protein, with the protein MKKNDPLELPVNRVAESGLMTINLEHFYPDAPFYKFDLKPFLFRELILKEKEFREAMKRFDWQVMQDHILLVTCSADAVIPLWAYMLIASHAQPYAKDIFLGDQPAYLDAYYHKCIAALPLDEYRDQRIVIKGCSEKPVPAGAYAALTHHLRPVARSIFFGEPCSTVPIYKANNILKG; encoded by the coding sequence ATGAAGAAGAATGATCCACTCGAACTTCCGGTCAACCGGGTAGCCGAAAGTGGATTGATGACCATCAACCTGGAACATTTCTACCCGGATGCCCCATTCTATAAATTTGACCTCAAGCCTTTCTTGTTCCGGGAGTTGATCCTGAAAGAAAAGGAATTCCGTGAGGCCATGAAACGGTTTGACTGGCAGGTGATGCAGGATCATATTCTGCTGGTTACCTGTTCTGCCGATGCCGTCATCCCCTTATGGGCATATATGCTGATTGCCTCTCATGCCCAACCCTATGCGAAGGATATTTTCCTCGGAGATCAGCCAGCCTACCTGGATGCCTATTATCACAAATGCATCGCCGCTCTTCCACTGGATGAATACCGCGATCAACGTATTGTCATCAAAGGATGCAGCGAAAAGCCGGTGCCTGCCGGTGCCTATGCCGCTCTTACCCATCATCTCCGTCCGGTTGCCCGCAGTATATTTTTCGGAGAACCTTGCTCCACGGTGCCTATCTATAAAGCAAACAACATACTGAAAGGTTAA
- a CDS encoding lytic transglycosylase domain-containing protein, with translation MHLFKNFAVFLVAGFVVMLFISYTSREEETPQPAAASPAPYENEILPQVIKSIPLDQEYTFAGETVPLDNFDVYERFDREMLVNSYWHSSTVLNIKAANRYFPIMEPILAKEGVPDDFKYLAVIESNLRNETSPAGARGIWQFLKSIGAYYHLEINDEVDERLNVEKSTEAACKYLKDSKQKFGSWTLAAAAYNMGDTRLRKELDMQKTDNYYDLNLNDETSRYVFRILAVKEILKDPQAFGFIIEPQQLYKPLDKYKIIEVKSGISDLGTFAVDNGITYRMLKVYNPWLRTSKLTNKTGKTYEIKIPDAAD, from the coding sequence ATGCACCTGTTCAAGAACTTCGCTGTATTTCTGGTGGCCGGATTTGTAGTGATGCTCTTCATTTCATATACCTCCCGTGAAGAAGAAACCCCTCAGCCTGCTGCTGCATCCCCAGCTCCATACGAGAATGAAATCCTGCCTCAGGTCATCAAAAGTATTCCCCTGGACCAGGAATATACGTTTGCCGGAGAGACGGTGCCCCTGGATAATTTTGATGTTTATGAGCGTTTCGATCGCGAAATGCTGGTTAATTCCTACTGGCATTCCAGCACCGTACTGAACATCAAGGCTGCTAACCGGTATTTTCCCATTATGGAGCCGATCCTGGCGAAAGAAGGTGTGCCTGATGATTTCAAATACCTGGCCGTTATCGAGAGTAATTTACGCAATGAGACCTCACCGGCCGGCGCCCGCGGGATCTGGCAGTTCCTCAAGAGCATCGGAGCCTACTATCATCTTGAAATCAATGACGAAGTCGACGAGAGGCTCAATGTGGAGAAATCTACGGAAGCCGCCTGCAAATACCTGAAGGACAGCAAACAAAAATTCGGTTCCTGGACCCTCGCAGCTGCCGCTTACAACATGGGCGATACCCGGCTGAGGAAAGAACTGGACATGCAAAAAACCGATAATTACTACGACCTTAATTTAAATGACGAGACCTCACGCTACGTATTTCGTATTCTGGCTGTGAAGGAAATATTGAAGGATCCCCAGGCATTCGGGTTTATCATCGAACCCCAGCAATTGTATAAACCTCTGGACAAATACAAGATCATCGAGGTAAAATCCGGCATTTCCGACTTAGGCACCTTTGCTGTTGACAATGGCATAACCTACCGGATGCTGAAAGTGTACAATCCCTGGCTGCGTACCAGCAAGCTGACGAACAAAACGGGCAAAACGTACGAAATAAAAATACCGGACGCCGCCGACTGA
- the polA gene encoding DNA polymerase I, with translation MQEKKLFLLDGHALVYRAHFAFINRPLINSKGINTSAITGFVRTLWDLMRNQKPSHIAVFFDLDTPTFRHQMYEPYKANRESQPEDIQVAFPYIRKIVEGFNIPIVEMDGYEADDVIGTIAKQAEKEGFTVYMVTPDKDYAQLVSEHILLYKPSRQGNGIDILGVKEILESWEIERIDQVIDVLGLKGDAVDNIPGIPGVGEKTAVQLLKDYGSVEEVIAHADELKGKLKERVETYADQALLSKKLATIDLNAPVKFDAKAYEIEPVNREVLTEIFKELEFRTLAHAILGEEDKETQKDLFGNPVDSKVSEKLATPAPAYAVADKNAENTKHTYRLIDSLDGIRDLVQELEKQIMFCFDTETTGLDPNEAELVGLSLSWKDHDAYYIPFPEDQEAAREKIHLFKALFENPNIAKVGQNIKYDMLMLKWYGIEVKGALWDTMIAHYLMEPDQRHKLDNLSENYLNYKMIPIEDLIGKRGARQLSMRDVDKQKVKEYAAEDADITWQLYKVLFPKAKEEQVLQVYDSIESPLIQVLASMEYEGVKVDAKMLADYSVQLAKQIVEEERAIYKLAGVDFNIASPKQVGEVLFDKLRIPYRWRKTATGQYSTDEDKLSELALDFDIVAHIQDHRKLSKLKSTYVDALPNMINPRTGRIHTSYNQARAATGRLSSENPNLQNIPIRDEAGREIRKAFIPRDDRHILLSADYSQIELRLIADLSHEEAMLEAFEQNLDIHRATAARVYGVPIDEVTSDQRRNAKTVNFSIIYGAGSLNLSRQLGIKRAEASQLIDNYFKQYKGLKAYMEQTVAFARDHGYVKTLSGRRRILRDINSRNGLSRSNAERVAINTPIQGTAADMIKLAMIGIHEAFVQAGIQSKMILQVHDELVFDVIHSEMDQVKHIVEDKMKHALPNLKVPIEVGMGTGTNWLEAH, from the coding sequence ATGCAGGAAAAAAAGCTCTTTTTACTGGATGGACACGCCCTCGTATACCGGGCACATTTCGCCTTCATCAACCGGCCACTGATTAATTCCAAAGGTATCAATACCTCCGCCATAACCGGGTTTGTCCGGACATTATGGGATTTGATGCGCAATCAAAAACCTTCCCATATCGCCGTATTTTTTGATCTCGATACACCTACATTCCGACATCAGATGTATGAACCCTACAAAGCCAACCGCGAGTCCCAGCCAGAGGATATCCAGGTAGCATTTCCCTATATCCGCAAGATTGTTGAAGGCTTTAACATTCCCATAGTCGAGATGGATGGGTATGAAGCCGATGATGTGATCGGAACCATAGCCAAACAAGCCGAAAAAGAAGGATTCACGGTGTATATGGTCACCCCGGATAAAGACTATGCCCAGCTGGTCAGCGAACATATTCTGCTTTACAAACCCAGCCGTCAGGGCAATGGCATCGACATTTTAGGGGTAAAGGAAATCCTGGAAAGCTGGGAAATTGAGCGCATTGATCAGGTTATTGATGTCCTGGGCCTCAAGGGAGATGCCGTTGATAATATACCGGGTATTCCCGGCGTAGGTGAAAAAACTGCCGTTCAGCTCCTCAAAGATTATGGAAGTGTGGAAGAGGTCATCGCTCATGCCGATGAATTAAAAGGTAAGCTGAAGGAACGCGTCGAAACGTATGCTGACCAGGCCCTGTTATCCAAAAAACTGGCCACCATAGATTTGAATGCCCCGGTAAAGTTTGATGCCAAAGCGTATGAAATCGAACCGGTGAACCGGGAAGTGCTTACGGAAATATTTAAGGAACTTGAATTCAGGACACTGGCTCATGCCATCCTCGGAGAAGAAGATAAAGAGACACAGAAAGACCTTTTCGGTAATCCTGTGGATAGTAAGGTATCGGAAAAACTGGCCACTCCTGCACCGGCTTATGCGGTAGCGGACAAAAATGCCGAAAACACCAAACATACCTACCGGTTGATTGACAGCCTGGATGGGATCCGGGATTTAGTCCAGGAACTCGAAAAACAGATCATGTTTTGCTTCGATACCGAGACAACCGGTCTTGACCCTAATGAGGCGGAATTGGTGGGCCTGTCCTTGTCCTGGAAAGACCATGATGCTTATTACATCCCTTTTCCGGAAGATCAGGAGGCTGCCAGGGAAAAAATACATCTGTTCAAAGCGCTGTTTGAAAATCCCAATATTGCGAAAGTAGGACAGAACATCAAGTACGACATGCTGATGCTGAAATGGTACGGCATCGAGGTAAAGGGAGCCTTATGGGACACCATGATTGCGCATTATTTGATGGAGCCGGACCAAAGGCATAAACTGGATAACCTGTCGGAAAACTACCTCAACTACAAGATGATACCGATCGAAGATCTGATCGGTAAGCGGGGTGCCAGGCAACTTTCGATGCGGGATGTCGACAAACAAAAGGTAAAAGAATATGCAGCAGAGGACGCCGACATCACCTGGCAGCTTTATAAGGTCTTATTTCCCAAAGCGAAGGAAGAGCAAGTCCTCCAGGTATATGACAGCATCGAATCTCCATTGATCCAAGTCCTGGCCAGCATGGAATACGAAGGCGTGAAGGTCGATGCCAAAATGCTGGCGGATTATTCGGTACAGCTGGCAAAACAGATCGTGGAAGAAGAACGGGCAATCTATAAACTGGCAGGCGTCGATTTTAACATTGCATCGCCCAAGCAGGTCGGAGAAGTCCTCTTTGATAAGCTCAGGATACCCTACCGCTGGCGGAAAACGGCAACGGGCCAATATTCTACGGATGAAGACAAGTTGAGCGAGCTGGCTTTGGATTTTGACATTGTCGCCCACATTCAGGATCACCGGAAATTAAGCAAGCTGAAATCTACCTATGTGGATGCTTTACCGAATATGATCAACCCGCGTACCGGACGGATCCATACCTCCTACAATCAGGCACGGGCCGCCACCGGGCGACTATCTTCCGAAAATCCGAATTTGCAAAATATACCCATCCGGGATGAAGCCGGCAGGGAGATCCGGAAAGCATTTATACCCAGGGATGATCGCCATATTCTGTTATCGGCGGATTATTCACAGATTGAGCTTCGGTTGATTGCCGATCTGAGTCATGAAGAGGCAATGCTGGAAGCATTTGAGCAAAATCTCGATATCCACCGGGCTACTGCTGCCCGCGTCTATGGCGTGCCGATTGATGAAGTTACTTCCGATCAGCGGCGTAATGCCAAGACGGTGAATTTCTCCATCATTTATGGTGCAGGTTCGTTGAACCTGTCCCGCCAATTGGGTATTAAACGGGCCGAAGCCAGCCAGCTGATCGACAACTACTTTAAGCAATATAAAGGTTTGAAAGCCTATATGGAACAAACAGTGGCCTTTGCCCGTGATCATGGTTATGTCAAGACCCTTTCGGGAAGGCGACGTATACTCCGGGATATTAATTCTCGCAATGGATTATCGAGAAGTAACGCGGAACGGGTAGCCATCAATACCCCAATCCAGGGCACAGCAGCGGATATGATCAAGCTTGCGATGATAGGAATTCACGAGGCATTTGTTCAGGCCGGAATTCAATCCAAGATGATCCTTCAGGTACATGACGAATTGGTCTTTGATGTAATCCATAGCGAAATGGATCAGGTCAAGCACATCGTGGAGGATAAAATGAAGCATGCACTGCCTAATCTGAAGGTTCCCATCGAAGTGGGAATGGGCACTGGAACCAACTGGCTGGAAGCACATTGA
- a CDS encoding DUF3078 domain-containing protein, with protein MKRIVLLVLVFGCFMISQMTAQTNDALMKQKEAKVAELAKLEADLAGLTSQADGLKGEIAALTEQLTPYPRWDKGLLGNIGLNLSGFNNWLSKAQPNTSAANIGTTLSGFANADYQKAFWRNSANLTLGWIKFDDKDISTDPTGFQVAADAFNMMSLYGYKLSDKIALSALGEYRTSILDGKFNDPGYLDLGVGATWTPVKDLVVVIHPLDYNFVFSSGDYNYESSLGCKIVADYTRQITKGVAWKSNLSAFLSYKGSELNNWTWVNGFSTAVKGVGIGLDIGLRNNKQESLAAISEGKLDTGKNPLQTYWILGFSYAISSKK; from the coding sequence ATGAAAAGAATTGTTTTACTCGTATTGGTTTTCGGCTGCTTCATGATCAGCCAGATGACAGCACAGACAAATGATGCGTTGATGAAGCAAAAGGAAGCCAAAGTAGCCGAACTGGCCAAACTGGAGGCAGACCTTGCCGGACTGACCAGTCAGGCTGATGGACTCAAAGGCGAGATTGCAGCGTTGACAGAACAGTTGACACCGTACCCGCGCTGGGACAAGGGATTGCTCGGAAACATCGGACTCAACCTGTCCGGATTTAATAACTGGCTGTCCAAAGCCCAGCCCAATACCTCCGCAGCCAACATTGGTACTACGCTGTCCGGATTTGCCAATGCCGATTATCAGAAGGCTTTCTGGCGGAACAGTGCCAACCTGACCCTTGGATGGATCAAATTTGATGATAAAGACATCAGTACCGATCCTACCGGATTTCAGGTTGCAGCGGACGCCTTTAATATGATGTCCCTGTACGGGTATAAATTATCGGATAAAATAGCTTTGTCGGCACTGGGTGAATACCGGACTTCCATTCTCGATGGTAAATTCAACGACCCGGGTTATCTGGACCTGGGGGTTGGAGCAACATGGACTCCGGTTAAAGACCTGGTGGTGGTAATTCATCCGCTGGACTACAACTTTGTCTTTTCCAGTGGTGACTACAATTACGAGTCTTCACTGGGATGCAAGATCGTAGCAGATTACACGCGCCAAATCACAAAAGGAGTAGCCTGGAAGTCAAACCTTTCTGCCTTCTTAAGCTATAAAGGATCTGAACTCAACAACTGGACCTGGGTAAACGGATTCAGCACCGCCGTGAAAGGAGTTGGAATCGGGCTGGACATCGGTTTGCGGAATAACAAACAGGAATCACTGGCTGCCATATCCGAAGGCAAGCTGGACACAGGTAAAAACCCGTTGCAGACTTACTGGATACTGGGCTTTTCCTACGCCATATCATCCAAGAAATAA
- a CDS encoding mechanosensitive ion channel, giving the protein MDLSFPFLSELLKQLANILPRILVAIVLLVIGLLIARMISRFLRKLLSKIGIDRFGERLEKIDVVQNSKMEVKLSVFISKIIYYFLLLMVIMVVTEIINIPTITDLIERLINFIPKLVVGLGVLFIGLILSDMLRQTLLTVTTSLAIPSAKLISNGIFYFLLINVFVIALKQVEIDTSFLQNNILIVVAGAVFAFALGYGLASKDLVSNFLTSFYLQDQFQLGDEISIGSVRGQIVAMGRSNITLYTAQGQVFIPIRKLTQEQVTLHKRNQKLIED; this is encoded by the coding sequence ATGGATCTTTCCTTTCCCTTCTTATCGGAATTGTTAAAGCAACTGGCAAATATATTGCCGCGGATATTGGTTGCTATCGTTCTGCTGGTCATTGGTCTGCTGATTGCCCGCATGATCTCCCGGTTTCTTCGGAAACTTCTTTCCAAGATCGGAATTGACCGGTTTGGAGAAAGACTGGAGAAAATCGATGTGGTGCAGAACTCCAAAATGGAGGTCAAACTATCGGTGTTCATCAGTAAGATCATCTATTATTTTCTGTTGTTGATGGTGATCATGGTGGTCACCGAGATCATCAATATTCCTACCATTACTGACCTGATCGAACGTTTGATCAATTTCATTCCGAAACTGGTCGTAGGCCTGGGCGTACTCTTCATCGGATTGATCCTGTCCGATATGTTGCGGCAGACCCTGCTGACCGTTACGACATCACTGGCCATACCCAGTGCCAAATTGATCTCCAACGGCATCTTCTACTTCCTGCTGATCAATGTATTTGTTATTGCCCTGAAGCAGGTGGAGATAGATACATCATTCTTGCAAAATAACATCCTGATCGTTGTGGCCGGTGCCGTGTTTGCTTTTGCGCTCGGCTATGGTTTAGCCTCAAAAGACCTGGTAAGTAATTTTCTCACCTCCTTTTATCTGCAAGATCAATTCCAGCTTGGTGATGAAATCAGCATCGGTAGTGTGAGGGGTCAGATTGTTGCCATGGGCCGCAGCAACATCACCCTTTATACTGCTCAGGGCCAGGTGTTTATACCCATCCGGAAGCTTACACAGGAGCAGGTAACACTGCATAAACGCAATCAGAAATTGATTGAAGATTAA
- a CDS encoding RNA polymerase sigma factor, whose protein sequence is MLVSQYLLTQQQWYFNELYDRYAPKVFAKCITLLKDEVWAEDALQDIFIKVVLRLADFGERSKFSTWLYSITYNYCIDQVRKRKYDVLMPDESWERLDVQDETTDDKYLLETRIHELKVVMGELPVIDRALLLMKYQDDLSIRDIAESMNKTESAIKMQLLRAKEKFRIIHDKLFKNQ, encoded by the coding sequence ATGCTCGTCAGTCAATATTTGCTTACGCAGCAGCAATGGTATTTCAACGAATTGTATGATCGCTATGCCCCTAAGGTTTTCGCCAAGTGTATTACGCTTCTGAAAGATGAAGTATGGGCGGAAGACGCACTACAGGATATTTTCATAAAAGTAGTACTGCGCTTAGCCGATTTCGGTGAGCGTTCGAAGTTTTCAACCTGGCTGTATTCCATCACCTATAATTACTGCATCGATCAGGTAAGAAAGCGAAAATACGATGTGCTGATGCCTGACGAATCATGGGAAAGACTCGATGTCCAGGATGAAACAACCGATGACAAATACCTTTTGGAGACCCGGATCCACGAACTGAAAGTCGTAATGGGAGAGCTTCCCGTGATAGACCGGGCCCTGCTACTTATGAAATACCAGGATGATCTATCGATCCGCGACATCGCCGAATCCATGAATAAGACCGAATCGGCCATCAAGATGCAATTGCTCAGAGCCAAAGAGAAGTTTAGGATAATACATGACAAGCTGTTTAAAAATCAATAA
- a CDS encoding M20/M25/M40 family metallo-hydrolase, which translates to MKMKLKIKNFLVLAFMAFTMTTAWTQDAESDFIKSIYDQSLTRGSSYEWLHYLTKKVGARLSGSPQAAAAVEYTRQMLDSLGLDRVWLQPVDVPHWVRGDEEQVRIVNSSILGTQDLHAISLGNSIGTGPLGLAGEVIEVKSLKEVEDLGRAKIEGKIVFYNRPMDKTLHRTFMAYGGAVDQRGGGASQAAKYGAKAVLVRSMTTATDDVPHTGALRYQDGVAQIPALAIATKDADLLSQLLKQEPVKVFLRNTCRMQHPEPSYNVIGEITGSKYPNQVILVGGHLDSWDVGEGAHDDGAGCVQSMQVLQTLKRLGYRPQHTIRCVLFMNEENGGAGGEEYAKQAIADDIFHFAAIESDAGGFLPLGFGLSADAEVVDHYLEMVKPFNDYLQPLGLELSKGGGGSDIGPLRPQKGMLIGLSPDSQRYFDYHHTHIDTFDKVNERELTLGAAAMTTLVYLLDQLGSP; encoded by the coding sequence ATGAAAATGAAACTTAAAATTAAGAATTTCCTGGTTTTGGCCTTCATGGCTTTCACCATGACCACCGCCTGGACTCAGGATGCCGAAAGCGATTTTATTAAATCCATCTACGATCAATCCCTGACCAGGGGATCTTCGTATGAATGGCTCCATTATCTCACAAAAAAGGTCGGCGCCCGGCTAAGCGGATCACCCCAGGCTGCCGCCGCAGTGGAATACACCCGTCAAATGCTTGACAGCCTCGGTCTGGACCGGGTCTGGTTACAACCTGTTGATGTACCGCACTGGGTACGCGGTGATGAAGAGCAGGTGCGGATTGTAAATTCTTCCATCCTGGGCACTCAGGACCTGCATGCCATTTCACTGGGTAATAGTATTGGTACCGGGCCACTGGGCCTGGCAGGAGAGGTGATTGAAGTAAAGAGTCTGAAAGAGGTAGAGGACCTGGGGCGTGCCAAAATCGAAGGCAAGATTGTTTTTTACAACCGCCCGATGGATAAAACCCTGCACCGCACGTTTATGGCTTACGGGGGTGCCGTGGACCAACGGGGTGGAGGTGCTTCACAAGCGGCAAAATATGGCGCAAAAGCGGTGCTCGTACGCAGTATGACCACAGCCACGGACGACGTACCACACACCGGAGCGCTACGTTACCAGGATGGTGTTGCACAGATTCCGGCTCTAGCCATTGCTACCAAAGATGCAGATCTACTGTCTCAGTTATTGAAACAAGAACCGGTAAAGGTATTTCTCCGTAACACCTGCCGCATGCAGCATCCTGAACCTTCTTACAATGTCATCGGAGAAATCACGGGATCGAAATATCCCAATCAGGTGATCCTGGTCGGCGGTCACCTGGATTCCTGGGATGTCGGCGAGGGTGCCCATGATGACGGAGCCGGTTGTGTCCAATCCATGCAGGTCCTGCAAACGTTAAAACGATTAGGTTACCGTCCCCAGCATACCATCCGTTGTGTCCTCTTTATGAATGAAGAAAATGGTGGCGCCGGAGGAGAAGAGTATGCCAAACAAGCGATTGCAGATGACATCTTTCATTTTGCAGCCATCGAGTCCGACGCCGGAGGGTTCCTTCCCCTTGGCTTTGGGTTAAGCGCCGATGCGGAAGTCGTTGATCATTACCTGGAAATGGTCAAACCGTTCAATGACTATCTGCAGCCATTGGGCCTGGAGCTCAGCAAAGGTGGCGGTGGATCGGACATTGGTCCACTGCGCCCTCAGAAAGGAATGCTTATCGGGCTTTCACCGGATTCACAGCGTTATTTTGATTATCACCATACGCACATCGACACCTTTGACAAGGTAAATGAGCGGGAACTAACCCTGGGAGCAGCAGCCATGACGACCTTGGTTTACCTGTTAGATCAACTGGGCTCACCATGA
- the hpt gene encoding hypoxanthine phosphoribosyltransferase — MSQTIRLHDKHFTPYLEHVDILAGIERLAEDINSRYSGRVPLVISVLNGAFRFTADLVTFLEIPIEIAFVQIASYAGTSSTGEVNIIRGVDIPVRDRDLILLEDIVDSGRTLHHFCSYLEKEQPRSIRIYSLLRKPDVVQFTLPETSVAFDIPDRFVVGYGLDYDGLGRDLNDIYQLANS; from the coding sequence ATGAGCCAGACGATCCGGTTGCACGATAAACATTTCACTCCATATCTGGAACACGTCGACATTCTGGCTGGTATTGAGCGCCTGGCAGAAGACATCAACTCCAGGTATTCCGGTAGAGTGCCTCTCGTTATCAGTGTCCTGAACGGTGCTTTCCGGTTCACAGCTGATCTCGTTACTTTCCTGGAGATTCCCATCGAAATTGCCTTTGTGCAGATCGCTTCCTATGCCGGCACGAGCAGCACCGGAGAAGTCAATATCATACGCGGAGTGGATATTCCGGTCCGCGACAGGGACCTTATCCTGCTGGAGGACATCGTGGACTCCGGCCGAACCCTGCACCATTTCTGCAGCTATCTTGAAAAGGAACAACCGCGTTCCATACGGATCTATTCACTTTTGCGGAAACCGGATGTGGTTCAATTTACCTTACCGGAAACCTCGGTTGCTTTTGACATTCCCGATCGATTTGTGGTCGGATATGGATTGGATTACGATGGATTAGGCCGTGATTTGAACGACATCTACCAATTGGCCAATTCATGA
- a CDS encoding alpha/beta fold hydrolase: MTGIGLVIGGYVLICILFYFFQHYFFFRPELLPQSFQYQYPFPFEEVKFTMEDGGTVNGVHFKMPNALGVVFYLKGNSRSIKGWGKFAKDFLGKGYDFFMIDYRGFGKSRGKRSENILYSDAQHLYKWLAKQYPEKKIILYGRSYGSGIATRIASWNNPKMLILDSPYYSFWHLTRRYGFWLPLRWVLRYKIRTDQFMAKVECPVYIIHGTRDRLIPYAMSVRLAKEFPQITLVTIPGAKHNNLPAYSAYHDVLYALLNDECPDASILNTIVNQAELPVS, translated from the coding sequence ATGACTGGCATAGGCCTGGTCATCGGTGGTTATGTATTGATCTGCATCCTCTTTTATTTCTTTCAGCATTATTTCTTTTTCAGGCCGGAATTACTGCCTCAGTCGTTCCAGTATCAATACCCGTTTCCCTTTGAAGAGGTGAAGTTCACCATGGAAGACGGCGGCACGGTCAACGGAGTTCACTTTAAGATGCCCAATGCCCTGGGTGTCGTCTTTTATCTGAAGGGCAACTCGCGCAGCATCAAGGGATGGGGGAAATTCGCCAAGGACTTTCTGGGGAAGGGTTATGACTTTTTCATGATCGACTACCGGGGCTTTGGCAAGAGCCGTGGCAAACGGTCCGAGAACATCCTGTACAGTGATGCTCAGCATCTGTACAAGTGGCTGGCCAAACAATATCCGGAAAAGAAAATCATCCTATACGGCCGTTCCTACGGATCCGGTATCGCGACACGTATCGCCAGCTGGAACAACCCGAAGATGCTGATCCTTGACAGCCCTTATTACAGCTTCTGGCACCTCACACGCCGCTACGGCTTCTGGCTGCCCTTGCGGTGGGTCTTGCGCTATAAGATCCGTACTGACCAGTTTATGGCCAAGGTAGAATGCCCGGTTTACATCATACACGGCACCCGTGACCGGCTGATTCCCTATGCGATGAGTGTACGATTGGCAAAGGAGTTTCCGCAGATTACACTGGTCACCATTCCAGGTGCGAAACACAACAACCTGCCTGCCTATTCGGCATATCACGATGTCCTTTACGCCTTACTGAATGATGAATGTCCGGATGCCTCTATTTTGAATACCATCGTGAATCAGGCCGAACTGCCCGTTTCCTGA
- a CDS encoding dihydrofolate reductase, whose protein sequence is MTHRKIILNLCTSLDFFIEGANGEIDWCFIDQDYSMTEFLGRIDTILFGRKSYEQMLKLMPDGFPGKKRVVCSNTPGFNAQDADVIQGNLKYGIENLLQQPGQDIWLFGGSALASSMLEESLIDALMISVHPLLLGKGKPLFPDLLSRIPLELTDCRTFSTGLVQLYYSILKS, encoded by the coding sequence ATGACTCATCGAAAAATCATCCTGAACCTCTGCACCAGCCTGGATTTTTTTATCGAAGGTGCCAATGGTGAAATCGACTGGTGCTTCATCGATCAGGACTATTCCATGACGGAATTTCTGGGTCGTATCGACACCATCCTTTTTGGCCGCAAAAGTTACGAGCAGATGTTGAAACTCATGCCCGATGGGTTTCCAGGAAAAAAGCGGGTGGTCTGTTCAAATACACCGGGATTTAACGCCCAGGATGCCGATGTTATCCAGGGTAATCTGAAATATGGTATTGAAAACCTCTTGCAACAACCCGGTCAGGACATCTGGCTGTTCGGTGGCTCAGCACTCGCTTCATCCATGCTCGAGGAGAGCCTGATCGATGCACTGATGATCTCGGTTCATCCTCTGCTGCTGGGAAAAGGCAAACCGTTATTTCCGGATCTGCTATCCCGTATACCGCTGGAGCTGACAGATTGCCGGACTTTCTCAACCGGACTGGTACAATTGTATTATTCGATCCTCAAATCATGA
- a CDS encoding transglutaminase family protein, translated as MENKAQVKVTYADADHPKIIEIARQKCTPDTSLREKFIALFRFVRDDIPFGFPPVWDYVTASETLDYGVGYCNTKSILLQALCQAAGIPVKLRAGKIDTRVMKHIFPNWAFPFLPSGASHMWISVALEDGWHEVDAHIIDQALFVASKDMLLKDKGLKFGYGLGPVDPDCEGDWDQGFVQTGALLEDYGKWNEAADFYASKNYQPLNWFHTLTMPMVRGVSNRTIVAFRNYGYSLLHKKQERSQYQHIA; from the coding sequence ATGGAAAATAAAGCACAGGTAAAGGTGACCTATGCCGATGCAGATCACCCCAAAATCATCGAAATTGCCCGGCAGAAATGTACACCGGATACGAGTTTAAGGGAAAAATTCATAGCGCTCTTTCGGTTTGTGCGGGATGACATTCCATTTGGATTTCCTCCTGTTTGGGATTACGTCACAGCATCGGAAACCCTTGATTATGGTGTAGGCTACTGCAATACCAAATCCATTTTATTGCAAGCGCTTTGCCAGGCCGCGGGAATTCCTGTTAAACTCCGGGCGGGCAAGATAGACACACGGGTCATGAAGCACATCTTTCCGAACTGGGCTTTTCCGTTTTTACCTTCCGGTGCATCGCATATGTGGATAAGCGTTGCCCTCGAAGATGGTTGGCATGAAGTAGATGCCCATATCATCGACCAGGCTTTGTTTGTCGCTTCCAAAGATATGTTGCTCAAAGATAAAGGCCTTAAGTTCGGTTATGGATTGGGTCCGGTCGATCCGGATTGTGAAGGTGACTGGGACCAGGGTTTTGTTCAGACCGGTGCATTGCTTGAGGACTATGGGAAATGGAACGAAGCCGCTGACTTCTATGCCAGTAAAAATTATCAACCGTTAAATTGGTTTCATACCCTGACGATGCCAATGGTTCGGGGAGTCAGCAACCGGACGATAGTTGCTTTCCGGAATTACGGCTATTCTCTGCTGCACAAAAAACAAGAGCGGAGTCAATATCAGCATATCGCCTAA